One segment of Acidianus sp. HS-5 DNA contains the following:
- a CDS encoding plasma-membrane proton-efflux P-type ATPase has protein sequence MASNFEKMSIEETLTQLNTSLKGLTEKEAEERIKKYGYNEVKEKKENPVIKFLKKFWAPVPWMLEVTIVITYILGKYLDMYIILFLLVFNSIVSFVQEKRAENAVELLKQKLNVKARVLRDGKWEVLPARLLVPGDIVHIRLGDIVPADVKLFEGEVLVDQSALTGESVPVEKSKINVVYSGSIIRRGEASGIVIATGEKTYFGKTTELVQTAKAESHLEKLIMNIVKYLIIVDVALVIALFVFSLAVGVPLSNVLPFSLIVLIASVPVALPATFTIAMALGSQELVKKGILVTRLTASEDAASMDVLNLDKTGTITENRMRVGDPIPAEGFTKEEVVKYAYMASDEASQDPIDTAVISCLRENNIAPGNYERLDFRPFDPSTKRTEALVKTENNTVRVVKGAPQVIAKLAEIQDLKSYYSTLEDLSKRGYRTISVAIGDKEGKLKLVGILPLYDRPRKDSKDFIDEIKGLNVKPKMVTGDNELIAEEIARQVDIGNVICNINEIKKLDEKERIKKVEECDVFAEVFPEDKYFIVKTLQGGGHYVGMTGDGVNDAPALKQAEVGIAVANATDVAKASASMVLTHEGLTDIVEAIKTGRRIYQRMLTYTINKIIKTLQVVLFLTLSFFIVRFFVTTPFDVILLLFANDFVTMSIATDNVRYSQKPERLDAGKIVKASLILAALIVAESFFSLWLALYLSMSINEIHTFIFDMLVFTGQFTVYMVRERRSMWSSRPSNFLMISSLVDIIFISAISVLGILVSPIPIQYVLLILGVSFGFTVVFDHIKNISFKTVGI, from the coding sequence ATGGCAAGTAACTTTGAAAAAATGAGTATAGAAGAAACATTAACACAGTTAAACACATCTTTGAAAGGCTTAACCGAGAAAGAAGCAGAAGAGCGAATTAAAAAGTATGGCTATAACGAAGTTAAGGAAAAGAAGGAAAATCCAGTTATTAAGTTCCTCAAGAAGTTTTGGGCTCCAGTACCTTGGATGCTTGAAGTTACAATTGTAATTACTTACATCCTAGGAAAATATCTGGACATGTATATAATACTTTTCCTGCTAGTATTTAATTCCATAGTGAGCTTCGTCCAGGAAAAGAGAGCAGAAAACGCTGTAGAGTTGTTAAAACAGAAACTCAACGTTAAAGCTAGAGTTTTAAGAGACGGGAAATGGGAAGTTCTGCCTGCTAGGCTTTTAGTTCCTGGAGATATAGTTCACATAAGGCTAGGAGATATAGTTCCAGCCGACGTTAAGCTCTTTGAAGGAGAAGTGCTAGTTGATCAGTCAGCTCTCACAGGGGAATCTGTTCCTGTAGAAAAGAGCAAGATCAACGTAGTTTATTCTGGGTCAATAATTAGGAGAGGAGAAGCTTCTGGTATTGTTATAGCTACTGGAGAAAAAACTTACTTTGGGAAAACTACTGAATTAGTGCAAACTGCAAAGGCTGAGTCTCATCTAGAGAAGTTAATAATGAACATAGTGAAATACCTAATTATAGTAGATGTAGCACTAGTAATAGCTCTCTTTGTCTTCTCGTTGGCAGTAGGAGTACCATTATCTAACGTTCTTCCCTTCTCTTTAATAGTTTTAATTGCCTCAGTTCCCGTAGCTTTGCCAGCAACTTTCACCATAGCCATGGCTTTAGGAAGCCAAGAGTTAGTTAAGAAGGGAATACTAGTAACAAGGCTAACTGCATCAGAAGACGCGGCGTCTATGGATGTATTGAACCTAGATAAAACCGGGACTATTACTGAAAACAGAATGAGGGTAGGAGATCCTATACCGGCAGAAGGCTTCACTAAGGAAGAAGTTGTGAAATACGCTTATATGGCTTCTGACGAAGCCAGTCAAGATCCTATAGATACTGCAGTAATTTCTTGTTTGAGGGAAAATAACATTGCACCCGGTAATTATGAGAGGCTGGACTTCAGGCCTTTTGATCCTTCTACTAAAAGAACAGAGGCTTTAGTTAAGACAGAAAATAACACTGTTAGAGTAGTTAAGGGAGCTCCACAAGTTATTGCTAAATTGGCCGAAATTCAAGACTTAAAGAGCTATTATTCTACTCTTGAGGATCTCTCTAAAAGAGGTTATAGGACAATTTCAGTTGCTATAGGAGATAAAGAAGGTAAACTTAAACTCGTAGGAATTCTTCCGCTTTACGATAGGCCGAGGAAAGACAGTAAGGATTTTATAGACGAAATTAAGGGTCTTAACGTTAAACCTAAGATGGTTACAGGGGATAATGAATTAATAGCTGAGGAGATTGCAAGACAAGTAGACATAGGTAATGTTATTTGCAATATTAATGAAATAAAGAAGCTAGACGAGAAGGAGAGAATTAAAAAAGTTGAAGAATGTGACGTTTTCGCTGAAGTTTTTCCTGAGGATAAGTATTTCATTGTAAAGACTTTGCAGGGAGGAGGCCATTACGTAGGGATGACTGGAGACGGAGTAAACGACGCCCCCGCTTTGAAACAAGCCGAAGTAGGAATAGCAGTAGCTAATGCAACCGACGTAGCTAAGGCTTCAGCAAGTATGGTATTAACTCACGAGGGACTAACTGATATTGTTGAAGCAATAAAGACAGGGAGGAGGATTTATCAAAGAATGCTCACTTATACTATAAATAAGATAATTAAGACATTACAGGTTGTATTATTCTTAACGCTCTCATTCTTCATTGTAAGGTTCTTCGTCACAACTCCCTTTGATGTTATACTCTTGCTTTTTGCTAACGATTTCGTTACAATGTCCATAGCTACTGACAATGTTAGATATTCCCAGAAGCCTGAAAGGTTAGATGCAGGTAAAATAGTTAAAGCGTCGTTAATTCTAGCTGCATTAATTGTTGCAGAGTCTTTCTTCTCTCTCTGGTTGGCGCTGTACTTAAGCATGTCAATAAACGAAATCCATACTTTTATCTTTGATATGTTAGTATTTACTGGACAGTTTACTGTATACATGGTGAGAGAAAGGAGAAGCATGTGGTCTTCTAGGCCCAGTAACTTCCTGATGATAAGCAGTCTTGTAGATATAATCTTCATTTCAGCAATATCAGTGTTAGGTATCCTAGTTTCTCCTATTCCTATCCAGTACGTTCTGCTAATACTTGGAGTATCTTTCGGCTTCACAGTAGTATTTGATCATATAAAGAACATTTCCTTCAAGACCGTCGGAATCTAA
- a CDS encoding tetratricopeptide repeat protein produces the protein MLDIEKAYKLYNDYKKTGNKELLGRIKDLLKGDSSVQGLNLLALIYIDEGKYSDAINALDSALKNAKDDEDKATLLFNKALALFRKGDVDSSYDTLKSIPPKTSAYVHSRRFLAQVCIKKGDLKHLEEARQILESFDMPNEDLAVTYILLSRLKDKSLYRKAVEIAKVIRNDKLLAEALLSSDDDKDLEEALGIFRKLNDVSGEAKVLYKLSLKKPELLYEAIQRLEESGEDRERQALLYEMYKRTGIVNFLKEAIKVAEKYGDYLFLARAYAELSKRENELENLRKAVLFYEKYIEKL, from the coding sequence ATGTTAGACATAGAAAAGGCTTACAAGTTATATAATGATTATAAGAAGACCGGTAATAAAGAACTTTTAGGGAGAATAAAAGATTTACTTAAAGGAGATTCTTCAGTTCAAGGTTTAAATTTACTTGCCTTGATTTACATTGATGAAGGAAAATATAGTGATGCAATTAACGCTCTTGATTCTGCGTTAAAAAATGCAAAAGACGATGAGGATAAGGCAACTCTCCTTTTTAATAAGGCCTTAGCACTCTTCAGAAAAGGCGATGTGGATTCATCTTATGATACACTCAAATCAATACCCCCTAAGACTTCTGCTTATGTACATTCCAGAAGGTTTTTGGCTCAAGTGTGCATAAAGAAGGGAGACCTAAAGCACTTGGAAGAAGCTAGACAAATACTGGAAAGCTTTGATATGCCTAACGAGGATTTAGCGGTTACTTATATTTTGCTTTCAAGGCTTAAGGATAAATCCCTCTATAGGAAGGCAGTTGAAATCGCGAAGGTAATTAGAAATGATAAGTTATTAGCTGAAGCTTTACTTTCCTCAGATGATGACAAAGACCTTGAGGAGGCTTTGGGAATATTTAGGAAATTGAACGATGTAAGTGGTGAAGCTAAAGTTCTCTATAAGCTTTCCCTTAAAAAGCCTGAATTACTTTATGAGGCTATTCAAAGGTTGGAGGAAAGCGGTGAAGATAGGGAGAGACAAGCATTACTTTATGAAATGTATAAAAGAACGGGGATAGTTAACTTCTTAAAGGAAGCTATCAAGGTGGCTGAAAAATACGGTGATTATCTTTTTCTTGCTAGAGCTTATGCTGAGCTTTCTAAAAGGGAGAATGAATTAGAAAACCTTAGGAAAGCGGTATTATTTTACGAGAAATATATAGAAAAATTATAA
- the dcd gene encoding dCTP deaminase produces the protein MILSHQSIKEIIKKEGIIRNYTEESIRENGYDLRICGEKYYEVEGNSALPEKKSEIKEIDFKDYAAFYPCKTYLFETCEEFHMPGDLAALITLRSTLARNGFLLPPTIIDAGYEGKITLALSSLYQNKIMRETRVAHVIFLKLDKPTEKSYNGKYQGGIII, from the coding sequence GTGATTCTAAGTCACCAATCAATTAAGGAAATAATTAAAAAAGAAGGAATTATACGCAATTATACTGAGGAGAGTATAAGGGAGAACGGTTACGATTTAAGAATATGTGGAGAGAAATATTACGAAGTTGAAGGTAACTCAGCGCTTCCAGAGAAAAAGAGTGAAATCAAAGAAATTGATTTCAAGGACTACGCAGCTTTTTATCCTTGTAAAACTTACCTCTTTGAAACTTGCGAGGAGTTCCATATGCCCGGCGATTTAGCAGCTTTAATTACGCTGAGGAGTACTTTAGCAAGGAACGGATTCTTATTACCTCCAACTATAATAGATGCAGGTTATGAGGGAAAGATAACACTGGCTTTATCTTCTCTTTATCAGAATAAAATAATGAGAGAAACTAGAGTAGCTCACGTAATTTTCCTCAAACTTGATAAACCAACAGAAAAATCTTATAACGGAAAATATCAAGGTGGAATAATAATATGA
- a CDS encoding alpha/beta hydrolase-fold protein, producing MKYEIIKIESQELKDNYLKDPYVREVLVYTPDGIEEGLPLFIELAGINWSSNVNNRFHQIMTHLLGKKKMKAIVVNPNFRTKYYLNQYINSQAVGNYENFIIKELIPTLRDKYKVGNVALFGKSSGGFGAYTLAVRHPDVIQGFADHFGDSCFYYLYANDFIYTIKALEGKKPKDILNELLTKNNPSDDDMKVLNVFGSSAFYSPNLSSETGFDLPFNETGEIIDDVWRKWIEHDPVRNVERHTEPLKKLKAIYLDVGKCDEYNLFIGMRSLHKKLERLGIQHYYEEFKGGHFGNSTRYCTSLPYLYERLKLS from the coding sequence ATGAAATACGAGATAATAAAGATAGAAAGCCAAGAACTTAAGGATAATTACTTAAAAGATCCTTACGTTAGGGAAGTTCTTGTTTATACTCCAGACGGAATAGAGGAAGGACTTCCCCTATTTATTGAGCTTGCAGGAATAAATTGGTCGTCTAACGTAAATAACAGATTCCATCAAATAATGACTCACTTGCTAGGAAAGAAGAAAATGAAGGCCATTGTAGTTAATCCTAACTTTAGGACAAAGTATTATCTAAATCAATATATTAATTCTCAAGCAGTTGGAAATTACGAGAACTTTATCATAAAAGAGCTCATACCCACACTAAGGGATAAGTACAAAGTAGGAAACGTTGCACTTTTCGGAAAATCGTCAGGAGGCTTTGGAGCTTACACTTTGGCAGTGAGACATCCTGACGTTATTCAAGGGTTTGCAGACCATTTCGGAGATAGTTGCTTTTACTACCTTTATGCCAACGATTTCATTTACACTATTAAGGCTTTAGAAGGAAAGAAACCGAAGGACATACTAAACGAACTGCTCACAAAGAATAATCCCAGCGATGACGATATGAAAGTATTGAACGTTTTCGGAAGTTCTGCATTCTACTCACCAAACTTAAGCTCAGAGACAGGGTTTGATTTACCTTTTAACGAAACTGGAGAAATTATTGATGACGTATGGAGGAAATGGATTGAGCATGATCCAGTAAGGAATGTAGAAAGGCATACAGAACCCCTGAAAAAATTAAAGGCAATATACCTAGATGTAGGAAAATGCGATGAGTACAACCTTTTCATCGGTATGAGATCCCTTCATAAGAAGTTAGAGAGGTTAGGAATTCAGCATTATTACGAAGAGTTTAAAGGAGGGCATTTTGGAAACTCTACTAGATACTGTACTTCACTACCTTATCTTTACGAGAGGCTCAAATTAAGCTAA
- the prf1 gene encoding peptide chain release factor aRF-1: MKVLLKELKKWSAPATVLLSLYIPPGRPVADVLNNLRQEASISQNIKLKRTRDAVESAISAAIDRLTSIPKVPDNGLVLLCGENFDNEEFKCYMFSPPEKVTVYFYRTDKYFHLEFLEDMVEENEVYGLIIVERDTATIGMLRGTRIEDLEEIEGYVPGKHMMGGQSQRRIDRIIEELYHDFLKEVGEKVNSYFLPYLEEKKLKGILLGGPGYAKEDFYEGDYMEYRLKNLVLEPLIDVGDQGEAGLREMVMKAKDVLKNQKYVEVENLLDEIKFHLAKDDGLIVYGKDEIKKAMDMGALDSLIVHEDYEEDSLTKEAEKFGTKVYVINDEVPEAEWIKKTFGGSIGKLRFRIE, from the coding sequence TTGAAAGTTTTATTAAAAGAGTTAAAGAAGTGGTCTGCCCCAGCTACGGTCTTACTTTCCTTATATATTCCTCCAGGAAGACCTGTAGCTGACGTTCTAAATAACTTGCGACAAGAAGCGTCAATTTCTCAAAACATTAAACTGAAGAGAACTAGAGACGCTGTAGAATCTGCAATAAGTGCTGCAATAGATAGGCTTACTTCTATCCCGAAAGTTCCCGATAACGGACTTGTTTTGCTGTGTGGAGAAAATTTCGATAATGAAGAGTTCAAGTGCTACATGTTCTCTCCTCCAGAAAAAGTTACAGTTTACTTCTATAGAACAGATAAGTACTTCCACCTAGAGTTCCTAGAAGACATGGTTGAGGAGAACGAAGTCTATGGTCTGATAATAGTTGAGAGGGATACTGCAACTATAGGCATGCTGAGAGGCACTAGAATAGAAGACCTTGAAGAGATCGAAGGTTACGTACCAGGAAAGCACATGATGGGAGGACAGTCTCAGAGAAGAATCGATAGGATAATAGAAGAGCTGTACCACGACTTCTTAAAGGAAGTAGGAGAGAAAGTTAATAGTTACTTCTTACCTTATCTCGAGGAGAAGAAGCTTAAAGGTATACTTCTGGGAGGTCCGGGTTATGCTAAGGAAGACTTCTATGAGGGAGACTACATGGAGTACAGACTTAAGAATCTTGTACTGGAGCCTTTAATAGACGTAGGAGATCAGGGAGAAGCGGGTCTAAGAGAGATGGTAATGAAGGCAAAAGACGTTTTAAAGAACCAGAAGTACGTAGAGGTCGAGAATTTACTGGATGAAATAAAATTCCACTTAGCTAAGGATGACGGTTTAATAGTTTATGGTAAGGATGAGATAAAGAAAGCAATGGACATGGGAGCTTTAGATTCTCTCATAGTCCACGAGGATTACGAGGAGGATTCTCTGACTAAGGAGGCTGAGAAGTTCGGAACTAAAGTTTACGTAATAAACGATGAAGTTCCAGAAGCTGAATGGATAAAGAAAACTTTTGGGGGAAGTATAGGAAAGCTCAGATTTAGAATAGAGTAA
- a CDS encoding phosphoribosyltransferase produces the protein MPKIPVKVVKWEEVVDLSFKLADILKKENFNPDVLIAIARGGLVPARLLADAMGIYDVLSLKVEHWIVTASHTPEAKIKYPYKVDLQGKKVLIIDDITDTGDSLILAEKHVKENFNAGEIKTSTLQYIKGSKYVPNFYADIITDWTWFMYPWNYWEDEINLLKKVMDEVKTTDLNKLKDAFKESYGVDPPIPVEKIIEEMRRRKII, from the coding sequence TTGCCTAAAATTCCCGTGAAGGTAGTTAAATGGGAAGAAGTAGTAGACCTCTCCTTTAAGCTCGCAGACATTTTAAAGAAGGAAAATTTTAATCCGGACGTGTTAATCGCTATCGCTAGAGGAGGATTAGTCCCAGCAAGGCTTTTAGCAGACGCAATGGGGATTTACGATGTCCTCTCACTTAAGGTAGAACATTGGATAGTAACAGCCTCTCACACTCCAGAGGCAAAGATAAAGTATCCTTATAAAGTTGACCTGCAAGGTAAAAAAGTCCTAATTATTGATGATATAACTGATACCGGGGACAGTCTCATCTTAGCTGAAAAGCACGTTAAGGAAAACTTTAATGCAGGAGAAATAAAGACCTCAACTCTGCAATACATTAAAGGCTCAAAATACGTTCCTAACTTTTATGCAGACATAATAACAGACTGGACATGGTTCATGTATCCTTGGAATTATTGGGAAGATGAGATTAACCTATTAAAGAAAGTAATGGACGAGGTTAAGACTACAGATCTCAACAAATTGAAGGATGCTTTCAAGGAAAGCTATGGCGTAGATCCTCCAATACCTGTGGAAAAAATCATTGAAGAAATGAGAAGGAGAAAAATAATCTGA
- a CDS encoding S-methyl-5'-thioadenosine phosphorylase: MLEYEKVPIAIIGGSGLYDPKIFSESKEIKVYTPYGDTSDLITIGTVEGKKVAFLPRHGRRHRIPPHKINYRANIWALHELGVKWVISVSAVGSLRMDYKPGDFVVPDQFIDMTKKREYTFFDGPVVAHVSMADPFCNHLRKIIISAAKDLKITTHESGTYICIEGPRFSTRAESRVWKETFKADVIGMTLVPEVNLACEMQMCYATIATITDYDVFAEVPVTAEEVTRVMNENTENSRKLLYEVIKRIPDKPDERECSCCNSLKTALV, translated from the coding sequence ATGCTCGAATACGAAAAGGTCCCGATCGCAATAATAGGTGGTTCTGGGCTTTACGACCCTAAGATTTTTTCTGAAAGCAAAGAAATAAAAGTGTATACTCCTTATGGCGATACTAGCGATTTAATAACTATTGGTACTGTAGAAGGTAAGAAAGTAGCGTTTTTACCTAGACACGGAAGAAGGCACAGGATTCCTCCACATAAGATTAACTATAGGGCAAATATATGGGCATTGCACGAGTTAGGAGTTAAATGGGTAATTTCAGTTTCTGCAGTAGGAAGCTTAAGGATGGATTATAAACCAGGCGACTTCGTTGTCCCTGACCAATTTATAGATATGACAAAAAAGAGGGAGTACACTTTCTTTGACGGTCCAGTAGTTGCACACGTTTCAATGGCCGATCCTTTCTGTAATCACTTGAGGAAAATAATTATTTCTGCAGCAAAGGATTTGAAAATTACTACACACGAGAGCGGAACATATATATGCATTGAAGGACCTAGATTTTCTACAAGGGCTGAAAGCAGGGTATGGAAGGAGACATTTAAAGCTGATGTAATAGGAATGACCTTAGTTCCAGAAGTTAATCTTGCGTGTGAAATGCAAATGTGTTACGCTACTATTGCTACAATAACAGATTACGATGTCTTTGCTGAAGTTCCAGTAACTGCTGAGGAAGTAACGAGAGTTATGAACGAAAATACAGAAAATTCGAGGAAACTTTTATACGAAGTTATTAAGAGAATTCCTGATAAGCCGGACGAAAGAGAGTGTTCGTGTTGCAACTCCTTAAAAACCGCATTAGTGTAA
- the gdS-2 gene encoding hexaprenyl pyrophosphate synthase: MDLIEFWERSKVTIDSLVTKFVDDVKDWEVMEMSKYIMKDGKRFRGTLVFLFNDALGGEEKNAYQGALATEILHSASLALDDIVDYDLTRRGMASAWAVYSNRRVIFVSNFLIPTALKIISSYGKEALNISIELWKDTAIGALKDIYGDKREYFKTVELKTASLFKLPAMLASFSSGKKDLIEKLLDAGRILGIIYQLVDDYVDCVKLDPEKLVGSAKQLFELTNGKVDPFVVNKYAELKSEYLKLISLIPFFNEYNELIMALPDFLTMGLLAESGIKNKLF, encoded by the coding sequence GTGGACTTAATAGAGTTCTGGGAGAGGAGCAAGGTTACTATAGATTCATTAGTTACGAAATTTGTTGATGACGTTAAGGATTGGGAAGTAATGGAAATGAGCAAATACATTATGAAGGACGGAAAAAGGTTTAGAGGAACTCTTGTGTTCCTCTTTAACGATGCTCTAGGAGGCGAAGAGAAGAATGCTTATCAAGGTGCTCTTGCCACTGAAATTCTTCACTCTGCTTCCTTAGCTTTAGATGATATTGTAGATTACGATTTAACAAGGCGAGGAATGGCTTCCGCTTGGGCTGTTTATTCAAATAGGAGAGTAATTTTTGTTTCTAATTTTCTAATTCCTACTGCATTAAAGATTATTTCCTCTTACGGTAAAGAGGCATTAAACATAAGCATAGAACTTTGGAAGGACACGGCAATAGGAGCTTTAAAGGATATTTACGGAGATAAGAGAGAATATTTTAAGACCGTAGAGCTGAAGACTGCTAGTTTATTTAAATTACCAGCAATGCTAGCATCTTTCTCTTCAGGAAAAAAGGATTTGATAGAAAAACTTCTTGATGCAGGAAGAATACTAGGAATTATTTATCAGCTAGTTGATGATTACGTAGATTGTGTTAAGCTTGATCCAGAAAAGCTCGTTGGAAGTGCTAAACAATTATTTGAATTAACCAACGGTAAGGTTGATCCTTTCGTAGTAAATAAATACGCAGAGTTAAAAAGTGAATATTTGAAACTCATATCGTTGATACCTTTCTTTAATGAATATAACGAATTGATAATGGCATTACCAGATTTTCTAACAATGGGTTTATTGGCGGAATCAGGAATAAAAAATAAATTGTTTTAA
- a CDS encoding RimK family alpha-L-glutamate ligase, with translation MLVEIRDRSHTAYYIRPSKLNGIIDEGIEFTYAGKELSLDGGIIRNLGFLLTTEQLAKRIDILTEMEKSGVVFINNPQSVLLARDKFESLMKLKRAGIPVPPTAMVEDPFEVMRLVEKWGEVVIKPVIGSLGLGSVRASDPDIAFRIAKAILSVNQPVYVQKYVKKPDRDIRAFVVGERLLGSVYRISQGSWKTNVAQGAVVQVFKPSNEIEELSLKATKVLGLDYAGIDIVEDLEGGLKILEVNAAPLWKGFSSATQINPAKYIVEYLIQEIKK, from the coding sequence TTGTTAGTAGAAATAAGAGATAGATCACATACAGCTTATTATATAAGACCTTCAAAACTCAATGGTATAATTGATGAAGGAATTGAATTCACTTATGCAGGAAAGGAGTTATCCCTAGATGGAGGGATAATAAGGAATTTAGGATTCTTACTCACAACTGAACAGTTGGCAAAAAGAATAGATATACTAACAGAAATGGAAAAGAGCGGGGTAGTTTTTATTAATAATCCTCAATCCGTTCTCTTAGCTAGGGATAAGTTCGAAAGTTTAATGAAATTAAAGAGAGCAGGAATACCAGTACCTCCTACAGCAATGGTTGAAGATCCTTTTGAAGTAATGAGGTTAGTAGAGAAGTGGGGAGAAGTTGTAATTAAACCAGTAATAGGTAGTTTAGGCTTAGGTTCAGTTAGAGCTAGCGACCCCGACATAGCGTTTAGGATTGCAAAGGCAATATTATCTGTAAACCAACCAGTTTACGTTCAAAAATATGTTAAAAAACCGGATAGAGATATAAGGGCTTTCGTAGTAGGAGAGAGGTTGCTTGGAAGCGTATACAGGATTTCTCAAGGTAGTTGGAAAACAAACGTTGCTCAAGGTGCAGTAGTTCAAGTTTTTAAGCCTTCAAATGAAATAGAGGAACTCAGCTTAAAGGCTACTAAAGTCCTGGGTTTAGATTACGCTGGGATTGACATAGTAGAAGATCTAGAAGGAGGATTAAAAATACTTGAAGTTAATGCTGCTCCACTGTGGAAAGGATTCAGTTCTGCAACACAGATAAATCCAGCAAAATATATTGTCGAGTACTTAATACAGGAAATTAAGAAATGA
- a CDS encoding Lrp/AsnC family transcriptional regulator, which produces MSEHYYLDDVDKKIISILQQDSRISFSRLAKMLNLSESTIHMRIKRLREAGVIRGFCIDVDLDKVGMNVLAFVLLKADPKNYEDILKKLAEIKEVFEIYDVTGEYYALLKVRVSDKEELARVLDKLGNMEGVTSTYTMFVLRVIKDKKNAFE; this is translated from the coding sequence ATGAGCGAGCACTATTATTTGGATGATGTAGATAAGAAGATAATTTCAATACTACAACAAGATTCCAGAATATCTTTTTCTAGATTGGCAAAAATGTTAAACTTAAGCGAATCAACAATACACATGAGGATAAAGAGACTTAGAGAGGCAGGGGTAATAAGGGGATTCTGCATAGATGTCGATTTAGATAAAGTTGGAATGAACGTTTTAGCCTTCGTACTTCTAAAGGCTGACCCAAAGAATTACGAAGATATACTTAAAAAACTGGCAGAAATTAAGGAAGTTTTCGAGATTTATGATGTTACAGGAGAATATTATGCTCTTCTTAAGGTTAGAGTTTCAGATAAGGAAGAACTTGCTAGAGTTTTAGACAAGCTAGGTAATATGGAAGGAGTAACGTCTACTTATACAATGTTTGTCCTTAGAGTAATAAAAGACAAGAAAAATGCATTTGAATGA
- a CDS encoding NAD(P)/FAD-dependent oxidoreductase has protein sequence MMELAIVGGGPAGLSLAYFLKGSKINATVYEGLSDVGLKPCAWGVMKGIEEYIQIPKESIISEIKGFRIYLDGKLLYDIRDREVLGYIVNKPKFLRILGEKVDLKLNSKVVEKEGKIFVNEKEVNADKVIYANGHYSFKGDYAIPAIQYITDYKIDPEIVEMYFFSDLLGYGWVFPEEDGSKIGVGGYAEVNFLKERLKGLVKGNIKEFQGAKVADYGIIEDRLNGNYIGESLGTVYAVTGEGIRPSIISSKIMADSLLSNKDFSKEFKKSKLYWSLQIHAMVIKDAKKKGAQSIKGLERVLLKTPPELVLKFALGDFTKIDLLKIFGRMII, from the coding sequence ATAATGGAATTAGCTATAGTAGGAGGAGGGCCTGCAGGACTTTCTTTAGCTTATTTTCTAAAGGGAAGTAAGATAAATGCTACGGTTTATGAAGGTCTTTCTGACGTTGGGTTAAAGCCTTGTGCATGGGGAGTAATGAAAGGCATCGAAGAATATATCCAAATACCTAAGGAATCGATCATCAGTGAAATAAAAGGATTCAGAATATATTTAGATGGTAAACTTTTATATGATATAAGGGATAGGGAAGTTCTTGGCTATATTGTTAATAAGCCTAAATTCTTAAGGATATTGGGCGAAAAAGTTGATTTAAAATTAAATTCCAAAGTTGTGGAAAAAGAAGGTAAAATATTTGTGAACGAGAAGGAAGTCAATGCAGATAAGGTAATTTATGCTAATGGACATTATTCATTTAAAGGAGACTACGCAATTCCTGCAATTCAGTACATAACGGACTATAAAATAGATCCTGAAATCGTGGAAATGTACTTCTTCTCAGATCTTTTAGGCTACGGCTGGGTTTTCCCAGAAGAAGATGGCTCTAAAATAGGCGTTGGAGGTTATGCTGAAGTAAACTTCCTTAAGGAAAGGTTAAAGGGATTAGTTAAAGGTAATATAAAAGAATTTCAAGGCGCAAAAGTAGCTGATTATGGTATAATAGAAGATAGATTAAACGGGAATTATATAGGAGAGTCTCTCGGTACTGTTTACGCCGTTACCGGAGAAGGAATCAGGCCTTCAATAATATCATCAAAAATAATGGCGGATTCCCTGCTGTCAAATAAGGATTTTTCGAAAGAATTTAAGAAGAGTAAGCTATACTGGAGTTTGCAAATCCACGCTATGGTAATAAAAGATGCTAAAAAGAAAGGCGCACAAAGTATAAAAGGGTTAGAGAGAGTATTACTCAAGACTCCTCCAGAGCTTGTTCTCAAGTTTGCTTTAGGTGATTTTACAAAGATTGATTTATTAAAAATATTTGGAAGAATGATTATATGA